The Spirosoma foliorum genome has a window encoding:
- a CDS encoding M1 family metallopeptidase translates to MITRITFLTLLIGSTVVSAQQTSSPIRKTVETSKRSVRLDVPITNSIQNAFKAGTRDFSGKPGPNYWQLEADYTIKASLDPATQVITGSEKISMHNNSQYDLKTIVLRLDHNLFRPEAQRGASVPAEATDGMVLTSLKVAGQSVDLTAAAPTPSPFGRSTAPTTKMTISGLTQTIATINLVDPVKAGTTAELEIEWHTKLPGGPNGRGHRMTQRFDSKLFQPTQWYPRLGKYDDLRGWETSPYLGPSEFYNNFGKFDVSITVPGGWIVSGTGVLQNQNEVLTATARQRLSTVLNSNDEVVIVGETEKGPGQSTAPGDKLTWHFVADKVNDFAWATAENFIWKATRATIPGKGAIPIHMVYLPERAKLFEKAGTITRHALEFYSALWAPYPFPQLTLQDGPSAGMEYPMVINSNQGAADHETGHEWWPMMLGTNETRYGWMDEGFNQYMNILSAADRDRKPYNLDGLGQSYGRMSGDENEAPMMWSANDAGSGYRFQTYGKAPLMLSMLGGIVGDQAVLNAMKKYTATWAFKHPSPWDYIFFMNNELGQNLEWFWYYWLWTTETVEGSIQGVKTANGQTTVTVHEAGQMPSPIVLKVEFDAAGPAIKTMPNAKMIDATTAEVTWPASVWFDGNRTFNAIMNFGERKIKKITFDPHGRFPDANPTDNIWPRE, encoded by the coding sequence ATGATTACACGAATTACCTTCCTTACACTGCTGATAGGCAGCACAGTTGTCTCAGCCCAACAGACGAGTTCACCAATCCGGAAAACAGTCGAGACGTCGAAGCGTTCAGTTCGGCTCGATGTTCCGATAACAAACTCCATCCAAAACGCATTCAAGGCTGGCACGCGTGATTTCTCTGGCAAACCGGGACCCAATTACTGGCAGTTAGAGGCTGACTATACTATAAAGGCAAGCCTTGATCCGGCAACACAAGTAATTACTGGATCAGAAAAAATCAGCATGCATAACAATAGCCAGTACGACCTGAAAACGATTGTTCTGCGCCTTGATCATAACTTGTTTCGGCCGGAAGCCCAGCGCGGGGCGTCTGTGCCAGCCGAAGCAACCGATGGCATGGTTTTAACTAGCCTGAAAGTAGCGGGGCAGTCAGTGGATCTTACAGCCGCAGCTCCCACTCCGTCGCCATTTGGTCGGAGTACAGCACCCACTACCAAAATGACTATATCCGGCCTTACGCAAACGATAGCCACTATCAATCTGGTTGATCCGGTCAAAGCAGGAACAACGGCTGAACTGGAAATCGAATGGCACACCAAGCTACCAGGCGGTCCAAATGGGCGAGGTCACCGAATGACGCAACGGTTTGATAGTAAGCTCTTTCAACCCACACAATGGTACCCGCGCCTGGGAAAATATGATGATCTGCGTGGTTGGGAGACAAGCCCTTACCTCGGTCCTTCAGAATTCTACAATAACTTCGGCAAATTCGATGTGTCCATAACTGTACCCGGCGGATGGATTGTCAGTGGTACAGGCGTCCTTCAAAACCAAAACGAGGTGTTGACAGCAACGGCACGGCAGCGGCTTTCCACCGTTCTCAACTCCAACGATGAAGTAGTCATTGTGGGTGAAACCGAAAAAGGGCCTGGCCAATCAACGGCTCCGGGCGACAAGCTCACCTGGCATTTTGTGGCAGACAAGGTCAATGATTTTGCCTGGGCAACCGCCGAAAACTTTATCTGGAAGGCAACCCGCGCCACCATTCCCGGCAAAGGCGCTATTCCCATTCATATGGTTTACCTCCCCGAACGAGCCAAACTCTTTGAAAAAGCGGGTACGATTACACGACATGCGCTCGAGTTTTATTCCGCACTTTGGGCACCTTATCCATTTCCTCAATTGACCTTGCAGGATGGCCCAAGCGCGGGTATGGAGTATCCGATGGTCATTAACTCGAATCAGGGTGCTGCCGATCATGAAACTGGGCACGAGTGGTGGCCTATGATGCTGGGTACGAATGAAACACGTTACGGCTGGATGGATGAAGGCTTCAATCAGTACATGAATATCCTCTCGGCTGCCGACCGAGACCGGAAACCCTATAATCTGGATGGTCTGGGCCAGAGCTATGGCCGGATGAGTGGCGACGAAAACGAAGCACCCATGATGTGGAGCGCAAACGATGCTGGTAGTGGCTATCGGTTTCAAACTTATGGCAAAGCGCCGTTGATGCTTTCCATGCTGGGTGGCATTGTAGGCGATCAGGCAGTGCTAAACGCCATGAAAAAATATACAGCAACGTGGGCGTTCAAACATCCGTCGCCCTGGGATTACATCTTCTTCATGAACAATGAATTAGGACAGAATCTCGAGTGGTTCTGGTACTACTGGCTATGGACAACGGAGACTGTTGAAGGATCGATTCAGGGAGTAAAAACGGCAAATGGCCAGACTACGGTAACTGTTCATGAGGCAGGTCAGATGCCGTCGCCGATTGTGTTGAAGGTTGAGTTTGACGCAGCAGGCCCTGCCATTAAAACGATGCCTAACGCCAAAATGATCGATGCCACTACCGCCGAAGTTACCTGGCCTGCCTCCGTTTGGTTTGATGGCAACCGTACGTTTAATGCCATCATGAATTTTGGCGAACGCAAGATCAAAAAGATAACGTTTGATCCGCATGGCCGTTTCCCGGATGCCAATCCTACCGATAACATTTGGCCACGGGAGTAG
- a CDS encoding VOC family protein codes for MLHCTPFLLFDGNCAEAMTFYQTCLGGDLTLIKLGDTPMKAQFPPEKHDRIINAQLKSGAIDFSATDWMASPKLEPKPGNTFSIYVVGETYDEVKTVFDKLAAGADQDTRTFIELNNMPFGSYGQFTDKYGVSWIFKGGQKD; via the coding sequence ATGCTACACTGTACCCCCTTTCTTTTATTCGATGGAAATTGCGCTGAGGCAATGACCTTTTACCAAACGTGTCTTGGCGGAGACTTGACACTGATTAAACTCGGTGATACGCCCATGAAAGCCCAGTTTCCACCCGAAAAACATGACCGGATTATCAATGCCCAACTGAAAAGTGGGGCCATCGATTTCTCAGCTACCGACTGGATGGCTTCCCCTAAACTTGAGCCAAAACCGGGAAACACATTTAGCATATATGTCGTCGGTGAAACATATGATGAAGTAAAAACGGTGTTCGACAAACTGGCAGCCGGAGCTGACCAAGATACCAGAACGTTCATTGAGCTAAATAATATGCCATTTGGAAGCTATGGGCAATTCACCGATAAATACGGCGTTTCCTGGATTTTCAAAGGCGGCCAGAAAGATTAA
- a CDS encoding helix-turn-helix transcriptional regulator, which yields MLRVPSSIQANQFESLNIRRPDASEMKFVAYRSDVYPERNEVFFEEHAVIVVLEGEKKFSSPTQELHVRKGDILFFQRGCYSMNESIDNSYRSLVFFVNEKMLKEFVNQHLSLFQSASTSLPTDLILSFSSSPTFATFIDSLLPYFGSKTPFLNDLLRLKFQELLLHLLELDTLGQLRAILWHIYQGQKIDLDYLMNAYSLKPLSMSELARLSGRSLSGFKREFEEHFHTSPGHWIRLKRLEHAHFLLRNTNKNVSEVSMEIGYESVSHFIKAYKQQYGFTPKRGN from the coding sequence ATGCTCCGCGTCCCCTCCTCCATACAAGCCAATCAGTTTGAATCACTGAATATCCGGCGACCCGACGCTTCAGAGATGAAGTTCGTGGCGTATCGAAGCGACGTCTATCCTGAACGGAACGAGGTATTTTTTGAGGAACATGCCGTTATTGTAGTGCTCGAAGGCGAGAAGAAGTTCAGTTCGCCTACGCAGGAATTACACGTACGAAAAGGCGACATTCTATTTTTTCAGCGGGGGTGTTACTCCATGAACGAGTCGATCGACAACAGCTACCGAAGTCTGGTGTTTTTTGTGAATGAGAAAATGCTGAAAGAGTTTGTTAATCAGCACCTGTCACTGTTTCAATCGGCATCAACTTCGCTCCCTACGGATCTGATTTTATCCTTCTCGTCATCGCCCACGTTTGCCACGTTTATTGATTCACTGCTACCTTATTTCGGTTCTAAAACTCCCTTTCTGAACGACCTCTTACGGCTTAAGTTTCAGGAGCTATTACTTCATCTTCTCGAACTCGATACGCTAGGCCAGCTACGCGCTATCTTGTGGCATATTTACCAAGGCCAGAAAATCGACCTCGATTATTTGATGAACGCCTATTCGCTTAAGCCACTATCGATGAGCGAATTGGCCAGATTATCAGGACGAAGCCTATCGGGATTTAAACGCGAATTTGAAGAACACTTTCATACGTCGCCCGGTCATTGGATACGATTAAAACGGCTTGAACATGCCCACTTTCTACTCCGAAACACGAATAAAAACGTGTCGGAAGTCAGTATGGAAATTGGGTATGAAAGCGTGTCCCATTTTATTAAAGCCTATAAGCAACAGTACGGTTTTACACCCAAACGCGGTAACTAA
- a CDS encoding DUF2442 domain-containing protein has protein sequence MAEIENFEVLENYYIRFRFTDGLEKLIDFKPYIKDNPITKPLADFDYFKQVHLYERGSGIYWPNGYDFDPTYLRDYVEGEILAKA, from the coding sequence ATGGCAGAAATTGAAAATTTTGAAGTATTAGAGAACTACTACATTCGTTTTCGCTTCACCGACGGCCTAGAAAAGTTAATTGATTTTAAGCCGTATATTAAAGATAACCCAATTACGAAGCCTTTGGCTGACTTTGATTATTTCAAACAAGTTCATTTGTATGAACGGGGAAGTGGTATCTATTGGCCCAATGGTTATGATTTTGACCCAACGTATCTGAGAGATTACGTTGAAGGTGAGATTTTGGCGAAAGCTTAA
- a CDS encoding DUF4160 domain-containing protein, which yields MPEISRFYGIIIRMFYNDHNPPHFHAIYGNDEALINIQTLEYIEGKLPKRARALVTEWAIEHREELVNNWEKARKPEDLLPIDPLN from the coding sequence ATGCCCGAGATTAGCCGCTTTTATGGGATTATTATCCGGATGTTTTACAACGACCATAATCCACCTCATTTTCATGCTATCTATGGCAATGATGAAGCGTTAATTAATATTCAAACGTTAGAATACATAGAAGGTAAGCTTCCTAAGCGTGCCAGAGCGTTAGTAACCGAATGGGCAATTGAGCATCGGGAGGAATTAGTAAATAACTGGGAAAAAGCACGTAAACCAGAAGACTTATTGCCAATTGATCCTTTAAACTGA
- the ilvA gene encoding threonine ammonia-lyase yields the protein MVDSEKIGFTPDLDNIYLAAERLQGVAAHTPLQENLNLSDRYGANIFLKREDLQVVRSYKIRGAYNKMASLSAEALAKGVVCASAGNHAQGLAYACRKMAVHGTIFMPTTTPNQKVKQVRMFGKEFVDVQLIGDTYDDAYNAAMDYVNTHDSTFVHPFDDVLVMEGQGTVGLEILRDATGKIDYLLMAIGGGGLASGVSTVFKQLSPKTKLIGVEPLGSPSMKVSIDEGHVVALDKIDKFVDGAAVKRPGDMTFEICRKNLDRVLLVPEGKVCTTILKLYDEDAIVAEPAGALTIAALDMMKDEIKGKNVVCLVSGGNNDITRTEEIKERSLLYEGLKHYFIIRFPQRAGAFRDFLNVLGPNDDISRFEYAKKTNRETGPAVVGIELKHREDFEPLIQRMQAQNIVFEYLNDQPDLFQFLV from the coding sequence GTGGTCGATTCCGAAAAAATAGGTTTTACACCTGATCTTGACAATATATATCTAGCTGCCGAGCGGCTTCAGGGCGTTGCTGCCCATACGCCGTTACAGGAAAACCTTAACCTGTCGGATCGATACGGGGCTAACATTTTTCTAAAACGCGAAGATTTGCAGGTCGTACGCTCCTACAAAATTCGGGGCGCTTATAATAAAATGGCCAGCCTCTCGGCCGAAGCGCTGGCCAAAGGAGTCGTGTGCGCCAGTGCTGGAAACCACGCACAAGGGTTAGCCTATGCCTGCCGGAAGATGGCGGTACATGGCACCATTTTCATGCCGACAACCACACCGAACCAAAAGGTGAAACAGGTACGCATGTTTGGCAAGGAGTTCGTCGATGTTCAGCTGATAGGCGATACCTATGACGATGCCTACAATGCGGCAATGGATTACGTCAATACCCACGACAGTACGTTTGTGCACCCTTTCGATGATGTGCTGGTGATGGAAGGGCAAGGCACCGTTGGTCTGGAGATTCTTCGGGACGCTACAGGCAAAATCGATTACCTGCTCATGGCCATCGGCGGAGGTGGCTTGGCATCGGGCGTTTCAACAGTATTTAAGCAGCTAAGCCCCAAGACTAAACTCATTGGTGTAGAACCTCTTGGTTCGCCATCTATGAAAGTTTCCATAGACGAAGGCCACGTTGTAGCGCTCGACAAGATTGATAAGTTTGTCGATGGAGCTGCCGTAAAACGTCCGGGCGATATGACCTTCGAAATCTGTCGCAAAAACCTTGATCGCGTTTTGCTGGTACCCGAAGGAAAAGTCTGCACAACGATACTAAAGCTGTACGACGAAGACGCTATTGTAGCCGAGCCTGCGGGCGCCTTAACGATTGCCGCCTTGGACATGATGAAGGACGAAATCAAAGGCAAAAACGTTGTTTGTCTGGTTAGTGGCGGCAATAACGACATTACCCGTACAGAAGAAATCAAGGAGCGGTCTTTGTTGTATGAAGGATTAAAACACTACTTCATTATTCGTTTCCCACAACGTGCCGGAGCCTTCCGCGACTTTCTGAACGTACTTGGCCCCAATGACGATATCAGCCGTTTTGAGTATGCCAAGAAAACGAATCGGGAAACCGGCCCTGCTGTCGTAGGGATCGAGCTAAAACATCGTGAAGACTTCGAGCCGCTCATTCAGCGAATGCAGGCACAAAATATCGTGTTCGAGTACCTGAACGACCAGCCTGATTTGTTTCAGTTTTTGGTGTAA
- the ilvC gene encoding ketol-acid reductoisomerase, protein MATINFGGVEEQVVTREEFPLEKAREVLANEVIAVIGYGVQGPGQSLNMRDNGFNVIVGQRKGKTYDKAVADGWVPGETLFEIEEALEKGTIICFLLSDAAQIELWPTVKAALKPGKSLYFSHGFGVTYKEKTGIVPPADVDVFLVAPKGSGTSLRRLFVEGKGLNSSFAVYQDASGNARTKAIAMGIGVGSGYLFETDFYKEVTSDLTGERGTLMGAIQGIFAAQYEVLRENGHSPSEAFNETVEELTQSLMPLVAENGMDWMYANCSTTAQRGALDWWKPFHDATKPVFEKLYNSVKSQEQAEISITRNSQSDYREKLEVELAELRESEMWQAGKAVRSLRPERS, encoded by the coding sequence ATGGCAACGATTAATTTCGGAGGAGTTGAAGAGCAAGTTGTAACACGGGAAGAGTTTCCGTTAGAAAAAGCACGTGAAGTACTGGCGAATGAAGTAATCGCCGTAATCGGTTATGGTGTTCAAGGCCCTGGTCAGTCGCTGAACATGCGCGACAATGGTTTCAACGTTATCGTTGGCCAACGCAAAGGCAAAACCTATGACAAAGCAGTTGCTGACGGCTGGGTTCCAGGCGAAACATTGTTCGAAATCGAAGAAGCGCTCGAAAAAGGTACCATCATCTGCTTCCTGCTTTCTGATGCTGCTCAGATTGAACTCTGGCCAACTGTAAAAGCAGCCCTCAAACCCGGCAAATCGCTGTATTTCTCACACGGTTTCGGTGTAACGTATAAAGAGAAAACCGGTATTGTTCCTCCTGCCGATGTTGATGTATTCCTGGTTGCTCCTAAAGGTTCAGGTACATCGCTCCGTCGTCTGTTCGTAGAAGGTAAAGGATTGAACTCGTCTTTCGCTGTTTATCAGGATGCCAGCGGCAACGCACGTACCAAAGCGATTGCTATGGGTATCGGTGTTGGTTCAGGTTACCTGTTCGAAACCGATTTCTACAAAGAAGTAACGTCTGACTTAACGGGTGAGCGTGGTACGCTGATGGGTGCTATCCAGGGTATTTTCGCTGCTCAGTATGAAGTTTTACGTGAAAATGGTCACAGCCCATCCGAAGCGTTCAACGAAACGGTTGAAGAATTAACCCAATCGCTGATGCCATTGGTTGCTGAAAACGGTATGGATTGGATGTACGCTAACTGTTCGACAACCGCTCAGCGTGGTGCGCTGGATTGGTGGAAGCCTTTCCACGATGCTACCAAGCCCGTATTCGAGAAACTATACAACTCGGTAAAATCGCAGGAGCAAGCTGAAATCAGCATCACTCGCAATTCGCAAAGCGATTACCGCGAAAAACTTGAAGTTGAATTGGCTGAACTACGTGAGTCTGAAATGTGGCAGGCTGGTAAAGCTGTTCGGTCACTGCGCCCAGAACGTAGCTAG
- the ilvN gene encoding acetolactate synthase small subunit — protein MTTYTICIFTENTIGLLNRITIIFTRRRINIESLTVSETERKGISRFTIVIKHESREEVEKLVRQIRKIVEVLAVFGYLNDEIVYNEIALFKISTSLGTKSLDVETINKQYKAWVVYWGLDYVVIEKTGNDTEIFEVFAYLKQYEILEFVRSGRVAVGKTEKGLVEYLPEAEWESYM, from the coding sequence ATGACGACATACACCATTTGCATATTCACGGAAAACACCATCGGGTTGCTCAATCGCATCACGATCATTTTCACGCGACGACGCATCAATATCGAGAGCTTAACCGTATCAGAAACCGAACGGAAGGGTATATCGCGCTTTACGATTGTAATTAAACATGAATCGCGGGAAGAAGTTGAAAAGCTAGTCCGGCAAATTCGGAAAATCGTAGAAGTACTGGCGGTATTTGGCTACCTCAACGATGAGATTGTGTATAATGAAATCGCCCTGTTCAAGATTTCAACATCGCTCGGCACGAAGTCGCTGGACGTTGAAACAATTAACAAGCAGTATAAAGCCTGGGTGGTTTACTGGGGACTGGACTATGTGGTGATTGAGAAGACAGGGAATGACACTGAGATTTTTGAGGTTTTTGCTTACCTCAAACAATACGAGATTCTTGAATTTGTTCGCTCTGGGCGCGTAGCTGTTGGCAAGACCGAAAAGGGTCTGGTCGAGTACTTGCCCGAAGCCGAATGGGAGTCTTACATGTAG